The Podospora bellae-mahoneyi strain CBS 112042 chromosome 7, whole genome shotgun sequence genome includes a window with the following:
- a CDS encoding hypothetical protein (EggNog:ENOG503PAWI; COG:I) gives MRLGFLGLGTMGTPMALNLSHHFRLTVWNRSPSKYPPLLQPGSTVKPAANPLQLIHQSDLIFLMLFNEQAILSILTPDLIPHLRNKTLVNTSSVSVPFSQHLNTSITTAGGTFIEMPVSGSKIPAQQGRLVGMLAANNPSLADSIRPYIQPMTSAAIYCGPVGSGLKMKYAVNTFLITVTVGLAEAANLASAQGLDLDAFGQVLEAGPMASAYSKLKVDKILREDWSAQATIKDCYNSTQLITAAAEGAGAETLLTQLCGSLYKRAIESGLADEDMISVVKCLPKRGDEECCDKKGGFQG, from the coding sequence ATGCGCCTCGGCTTCCTAGGCCTAGGCACAATGGGCACCCCCATGGCCCTCAACCTATCCCACCACTTCCGCCTCACAGTCTGGAACCgctccccctcaaaatacccccccctcctccaacccggCAGCACCGTCAAACCAGCCgcaaaccccctccaactaATCCACCAATCCGACCTCATCTTCCTAATGCTCTTCAACGAACAagccatcctctccatcctcacccccgaCCTAATCCCTCACCTCCGCAACAAAACCCTAgtcaacacctcctccgtctccgtcCCCTTCAGCCAgcacctcaacacctcaaTCACAACCGCAGGCGGGACCTTCATCGAGATGCCCGTCAGCGGCAGCAAAATCCCAGCCCAGCAAGGCCGTCTAGTCGGCATGCTAGCCgcaaacaacccctccctcgcaGACAGCATCAGACCTTACATCCAGCCCATGACCAGCGCAGCCATCTACTGCGGCCCCGTCGGCTCCGGCCTCAAGATGAAATACGCCGTCAACACCTTCCTCATCACCGTGACCGTCGGCCTGGCCGAGGCCGCGAACCTGGCTTCGGCACAGGGGCTGGACCTTGACGCCTTTGGGCAGGTGCTCGAGGCTGGGCCGATGGCCTCTGCTTACTCAAAGCTTAAAGTTGACAAGATTCTCAGGGAGGATTGGTCAGCTCAGGCTACCATAAAGGACTGCTACAACAGCACTCAGCTTATCACGGCCGCTGCGGAAGGTGCAGGCGCCGAGACGCTCCTAACCCAGTTATGTGGCTCATTATACAAGCGGGCGATTGAGTCTGGGCTTGCTGACGAAGACATGATATCTGTGGTCAAGTGTCTGCCAAAAAGAGGCGATGAAGAGTGTTGTGATAAAAAAGGGGGCTTTCAAGGTTGA